In a single window of the Rhizoctonia solani chromosome 16, complete sequence genome:
- a CDS encoding replication factor C, whose amino-acid sequence MLRQISKAAIRVPQCRSRSLASTVLLPKSPEKWQEYTVAQLRTEAKQRGLATGGSKSKLVQRLASHNQTNERPSTSVESPSTAHISARQRWISTGSYSQAEPSGDKFKARFSRNLDVKIPTTPEPIDEGPVIPFLAQKFDSPPSESASPPQEPPSDAPKVVTVASAATHVGGGPSHAIHEATDAHSLESEAGSQPMGIKGLLEEFGLSLNFNFKDTANDTASEFLKPVASGISIPNLGKDETNIKDAQRELNQEEKQGFQAVVDRLLPLVIPVISSWTNSGKLVSVDEANATAAAASKGKKAGNALGEARAHYFQEYCRRKTHFETYDDPGLKEIGTMTRLKESLTIPSQYRPILMIRGNTVVVGKTTDGSHVTISIGSGIGPSKVVARELAAEAAVKNWHTVESYMEAWGMTKTVEQVEEPKPLRERKRRRGGAPKAGAVLHN is encoded by the exons ATGCTCCGACAAATTTCTAAGGCAGCTATTCGCGTCCCTCAGTGTCGTTCTAGGTCGTTGGCCTCGACTGTGCTACTTCCAAAGTCTCCTGAGAAATGGCAAGAATACACAGTAGCGCAGCTGAGAACTGAGGCCAAGCAACGGGGTTTGGCGAC CGGCGGTAGCAAGTCCAAGCTCGTGCAAAGACTTGCTTCCCATAACCAAACCAACGAGCGACCATCAACCTCTGTCGAAAGCCCATCAACCGCGCATATTTCTGCAAGGCAGCGCTGGATCTCTACTGGCAGCTACTCCCAGGCCGAGCCTTCTGGCGACAAGTTTAAGGCGCGGTTCTCCCGTAACCTCGATGTCAAGATCCCGACAACCCCTGAGCCGATTGACGAAGGACCAGTTATT CCTTTTCTTGCTCAAAAATTCGATTCCCCACCATCCGAATCCGCTTCACCTCCACAAGAACCCCCTAGTGACGCCCCAAAAGTAGTGACTGTCGCGTCTGCTGCTACACACGTTGGTGGTGGTCCATCCCATGCGATCCACGAGGCAACAGATGCTCACTCTCTTGAATCCGAGGCAGGGAGCCAACCGATGGGAATCAAGGGATTACTAGAGGAGTTTGGGCTCTCGTTGAACTTCAATTTTAAGGATACGGCCAACGATACTGCCAGCGAGTTTTTGAAGCCTGTTGCATCAGGCATTTCGATTCCAAACCTAGGGAAAGATGAAACTAATATCAAGGACGCCCAGAGGGAGCTCAATCAAGAGGAGAAACAGGGCTT CCAGGCGGTCGTTGACCGGCTACTCCCGCTCGTCATACCTGTCATCTCTTCATGGACGAATTCTGGGAAACTGGTGAGTGTGGATGAAGCCAATGCTACCGCTGCGGCTGCTTCCAAAGGAAAGAAAG CCGGAAATGCACTTGGAGAAGCCCGTGCTCATTATTTCCAGGAGTACTGTAGGCGGAAAACACACTTCGAGACTTACGATGATCCAGGGCTGAAAGAGATTGGGACTATGACTCGTTTAAAGGAGTCGT TGACCATACCTTCACAATATCGACCAATACTCATGATAAGGGGAAATACAGTCGTAGTGGGCAAAACCACCGATGGTAGCCATGTTACAATATCAATTGGGTCCGGAATAGGGCCTTCAAA GGTGGTGGCTCGTGAGCTGGCTGCCGAAGCAGCAGTCAAGAATTGGCATACAGTTGAATCATACATGGAGGCATGGGGAATGACCAAG ACTGTTGAGCAAGTCGAAGAACCCAAGCCTTTGCGAGAACGGAAGAGGAGGAGAGGAGGAGCGCCAAAGGCCGGGGCTGTATTACATAATTAA
- a CDS encoding AAA family ATPase yields the protein MFLKSSAKKDVQKNVVDPALQPWVEKYRPQTIEDVSAQEHAVAVLRKTLTSTNLPHMLFYGPPGTGKTSTILALSRQLFGPELFRTRVLELNASDERGISIVREKIKNFARQTPRAAEANSKYPCPPYKIIILDEADSMTQDAQAALRRIMENYAKITRFCLVCNYVTRIIEPLASRCSKFRFHPLDVSSTRSRLEHIVKLENIDISPEAVTALISTSDGDLRRSITYLQSAARLSASQEPSPSISASDIQEIAGVVPDAVMNRFSSAVGIELPDEGMDIDRAKDIDGIRDEVNRIMQEGFSVAQLLSQLHDIVILHNTVTSKQKTACAAVFAAADKALCDGADEELQLLEIGLGVWKALKS from the exons ATGTTCTTGAAAAGCAGTGCGAAGAAAGATGTCCAAAAGAATGTGGTAGATCCGGCGCTGCAACCATGGGTTGAGAAGTA TCGGCCTCAGACGATTGAAGATGTCTCTGCCCAAGAACATGCCGTTGCCGTACTGAGGAAAACGCTGACATCGACTAAC TTGCCACATATGCTGTTCTACGGGCCACCTGGCACTGGAAAAACAAGTACCATCCTTGCCCTATCTCGACAGCTTTTTGG TCCAGAGCTTTTCCGGACGCGAGTGTTGGAGTTGAACGCATCAGATGAGCGTGGTATCTCAATAGTGCGAGAAAAAATCAAGAATTTTGCGCGACAAACTCCACGAGCGGCCGAGGCCAATTCTAAGTACCCATGCCCACCGTACAAAATTATCATATTGGATGAAGCAGATTCAATGACTCAAGATGCGCAGGCAGCGCTACGTCGCATTATGGAGAACTACGCTAAGATTACTCGATTTTGTTTGGTTTGCAACTATGTAACGCG AATTATCGAACCTTTGGCATCACGTTGTTCTAAGTTCCGGTTCCACCCTCTTGACGTGTCTTCGACTCGCTCGCGGCTCGAGCACATCGTAAAATTAGAAAATATTGATATTTCACCAGAG GCTGTTACCGCACTGATATCGACCTCAGATGGGGACCTTCGGCGATCTATTACTTATTTGCAGTCAGCAGCACGCCTATCTGCATCACAGGAGCCCTCGCCATCTATTAGCGCTTCTGATATTCAAGAAATTGCTGGGGTTGTGCCCGACGCCGTGATGAACCGGTTCAGCTCTGCGGTTGGCATTGAATTACCCGATGAAGGAATGGATATAGATCGCG CGAAAGACATTGACGGTATCAGAGACGAAGTCAATCGAATAATGCAAGAGGGATTTAGCGTTGCCCAATTACTATCACAG TTACACGATATTGTTATTTTGCACAACACTGTAACGTCGAAACAAAAGACAGCATGTGCAGCTGTGTTTGCAGCTGCGGACAAGGCGCTATGTGATGGGGCGGATGAGGAACTGCAGCTGCTTGAAATCGGTCTCGGTGTATGGAAGGCACTTAAATCATAG
- a CDS encoding lysine decarboxylase → MATHSGAFIGLPGGYGTFEEVLEVVTWNQLGIHLKPVIVINARGYYEPLKLLIQNGVQEGFIKSANASLVTILDPPADGDWGKALVQVLGTWKPDETAGYKWNWSQTQASKEA, encoded by the exons ATGGCCACACATAGTGGTGCATTTATAGGCCTACCGGGAGGATACGGGACATTTGAAGAG GTTCTAGAGGTTGTGACATGGAATCAGTTGGGGATACACTTAAAAC CGGTCATTGTGATCAATGCTCGAGGGTACTACGAGCCCCTAAAACTACTCATTCAAAACGGTGTTCAAGAAGGATTCATCAAATCTGCCAATGCCTCCCTGGTTACGATCCTTGATCCTCCGGCGGACGGTGACTGGGGGAAGGCTTTAGTTCAGGTTCTAGGAACATGGAAGCCAGACGAGACAGCTGGATACAAATGGAACTGGAGCCAGACCCAGGCTTCCAAGGAAGCATAG
- a CDS encoding TATA-box-binding protein has translation MPAVSAPTPAEKPALTLEQQHITAVDGIVPTLQNIVATVNLDCRLDLKTIALHARNAEYNPRYVRFAAVIMRIRDPKTTALIFASGKMVVTGAKSEDDSRLASRKYARIVQKLGFDAKFSEFKIQNIVGSCDVKFPIRLEGLAYSHGQFSSYEPELFPGLIYRMLKPKVVLLIFVSGKIVLTGAKVREEIYTAFNTIYTVLCEFRKP, from the exons ATGCCTGCTGTTTCGGCGCCAACACCCGCTGAAAAGCCGGCGTTGACGCTGGAGCAGCAGCATATTACTGCTGTCGATGGGATCGTTCCTACGCTGCA GAACATCGTTGCCACAGTCAACCTCGACTGTCGTCTTGATCTTAAAACTATAGCTTTGCATGCTCGTAACGCCGAATACAACCCAAGGTATGTT CGTTTTGCCGCTGTGATTATGCGTATTCGTGATCCTAAGACGACTGCACTTATTTTTGCTTCTGGCAAAATGGTTGTAACTGGTGCCAAGTCTGAGGACGACTCCCGATTGGCTTCGCGCAAGTACGCGCGTATTGTTCAGAAACTTGGTTTCGACGCCAAATTTTCCGAGTTCAAGATACAAAACATCGTCGGCAGTTGCGATGTTAAATTCCCTATCCGTCTGGAAGGCCTCGCCTACAGCCACGGACAGTTCAGTTCTTATGAGCCTGAG TTGTTCCCTGGATTAATCTACCGTATGCTCAAGCCGAAGGTTGTACTGCTCATCTTCGTCTCAGGCAAGATCGTCTTAACTGGTGCCAAG GTTCGCGAGGAAATTTATACGGCTTTCAACACTATCTATACCGTGCTTTGCGAGTTCCGCAAGCCTTAA
- a CDS encoding chromatin assembly factor 1 subunit A, which yields MDTGQTSAPAATQPVASLKNKKAIFKQQSLSLDQAVSTISERLNFHTYLQSVTEPLSEFPASHLPLIAKLIHESEETYHHAATRVHKLLTAQAPSANATENGDPALSKPVVEAAIKRVADRVNWGVDNGVPGATLWRLEVKDRDMVPPEFRKVCEERWKERNQAKTDIQAALAALSEPDRAQYLKSGGNATSGLGSADKDVVMKSPSKADKESEASTKKSAGKPKKEKAVDAEAAAKEKEKQEKKSAKKRRSGRLPSAAAFASFFTPARPTVARVKTTEDAEVSDWKKTFYPFIVKKDTTVAPINRFATNAAQASGSDNALQQLLEQYRQNPDKTADRHVHDKTLNKTVRRLTNLLKNRRTLPAKLFHFHENKRPAYYGTWTKSSPHIGPRNPFGKDETLDYDYDSGEDWEEEGDGEVIVSDGSDEEDSASEDEEEGWLVDDDEVDEVPSDAMDESGDTSFKRKAKSSNEKDGKRRKVEKLTPFQKGPCWEEEIGECSYEPFNLYRIQLLNDCPYPVDPFTFIPAKLEESAAVKAADSSTATQTGTFAVPVVPGTDNTSAPQVLGTSNRVPSMTKKQIDPNSIKNPFPEIYLAELYGLIEGSEKTLKGLVEDLYLALKKYPGVKKYAIEAKLREVADKGRSTDTPAKRWRVSDEAWAAVGATRPGQT from the exons ATGGACACAG GCCAGACATCTGCCC CCGCCGCCACCCAGCCAGTCGCATCGCTCAAGAACAAGAAAGCCATTTTTAAGCAACAGTCTCTTAGCTTAGACCAGGCTGTCTCTACGATCTCTG AACGATTAAACTTTCACACATACCTCCAATCCGTAACCGAACCTTTAAGCGAATTTCCCGCGTCCCATCTCCCGCTCATTGCCAAGCTCATACACGAAAG CGAAGAAACGTATCACCACGCTGCTACCCGAGTACACAAGCTTTTGACAGCACAAGCTCCTTCCGCAAATGCGACTGAAAACGGAGATCCCGCACTCTCAAAACCCGTAGTTGAGGCTGCTATCAAGAGAGTAGCTGATCGGGTGAATTGGGGTGTTGACAATGGGGTTCCG GGGGCAACATTGTGGAGGTTAGAAGTGAAGGATAGAGACATGGTTCCACCTGAGTTTAGAAAGGTTTGTGAGGAGCGATGGAAGGAGCGCAACCAG GCTAAGACGGACATACAAGCCGCCCTTGCCGCTCTTTCTGAACCCGACCGTGCCCAGTACTTGAAGTCCGGAGGGAATGCGACCTCGGGGTTGGGGTCTGCGGATAAG GATGTTGTTATGAAGTCACCATCCAAGGCGGACAAAGAGAGTGAAGCCTCTACAAAAAAGAGCGCAGGCAAACCCAAGAAAGAGAAAGCAGTGGACGCAGAGGCTGCTGCtaaagagaaagagaaacAAGAGAAGAAGAGCGCAAAGAAGAGAAGGAGCGGAAGGTTGCCGAG TGCAGCGGCTTTTGCTTCCTTCTTCACTCCAGCCCGCCCTACGGTTGCTCGGGTTAAAACGACCGAAGATGCAGAAGTCTCCGACTGGAAAAAGACGTTTTACCCTTTCATAGTCAAGAAAGATACAACCGTCGCGCCTATAAACCGATTCGCCACAAATGCAGCTCAAGCCTCTGGCTCTGACAATGCTCTTCAACAACTACTCGAGCAATATCGACAAAACCCCGACAAAACCGCAGACCGTCACGTCCACGACAAAACCTTGAA TAAGACCGTGCGACGCTTAACAAACCTATTAAAGAATCGTCGGACACTTCCTGCGAAATTGTTTCACTTTCACGAGAACAAACGACCAGCCTACTATG GTACTTGGACTAAATCTTCTCCCCATATCGGCCCGCGAAATCCGTTCGGCAAAGATGAAACTCTTGACTATGATTATGACAGTGGCGAAGACTGGGAGGAGGAAGGAGACGGCGAGGTAATTGTCAGCGATGGTAGTGATGAAGAGGATTCGGCTTCagaagatgaagaagaaggatgGCTTGTCGATGATGACGAGGTCGATGAGGTGCCGAGCGATGCTATGGACGAATCTGGTGATACCTCTTTCAAGCGCAAGGCCAAATCCTCCAACGAAAAGGACGGTAAACGACGAAAAGTGGAGAAACTTACCCCCTTCCAAAAAGGACCTTGTTGGGAGGAAGAAATTGGTGAATGCTCATATGAGCCCTTTAACCTGTATCGCATACAACTTCTCAACG ATTGTCCATATCCTGTGGATCCCTTCACATTCATTCCTGCCAAGCTTGAAGAATCAGCGGCTGTGAAAGCGGCTGATAGTTCAACTGCCACACAAACGGGAACGTTCGCAGTTCCTGTGGTTCCAGGCACGGACAACACGAGTGCACCCCAAGTACTGGGTACCTCAAACCGGGTTCCTTCTATGACAAAAAAGCAAATCGATCCCAACAGTATTAAGAATCCCTTCCCTGAGATTTATCTGGCCGAACTCTATGGTTTGATTGAAGGAAGCGAGAAAACACTCAAGGGGCTTGTCGAGGACCTTTACCTTGCTCTCAAGAAATACCCTGGCGTCAAAAAATACGCGATTGAGGCTAAGTTGAGAGAGGTTGCGGACAAGGGTCGCTCGACTGACACGCCTGCGAAGAGATGGCGAGTTTCGGATGAGGCATGG GCCGCTGTTGGTGCGACCCGCCCTGGTCAGACTTGA
- a CDS encoding RNA recognition motif protein, with protein MSLSSTPEGGFARPSGKTPPPPAPSAAYAKRQVALFTARELQAQETMAAARYRPPALRNAKDTSIENISGGDAGGDLASLAPPSFPQGFRRARAGTLPSNVQLAAQRYASTLPAAPVSDYETNEISNNTGINLNTSSATRPSLRHATSMAPAPSTTIGGERNSRLRSGSLTLPSAGLSNAFGPSIFSSSWLPNHGAGFPALDEMRSITSGDSITGGDEYDVHTLDYLGLDDGPSAMGGHGRPMPMPATVSELRNQAQAAIVGHQAQNPSRNRSQTISNFARARSGTTSMITAPTIEHSDDEEEIDYSGSNYGRQRMDSFESGGLYGGNGGYGAKPFRQNQHLSPNTSLLARPRAISVGILDDPNRAAAQRRTAAANAAIEQPSASLHRKTSYSNMSDANQGILNTNAVYNAAPTSILRQSSFNMDDENAMYAGRLTRQNSASVRFPTGDVTAGQAGNNGGRQVHLSAPMIGRGESRSVSPKMEGPSQIQTPSRSLWIGNLDPTMTGEDLAHVFAPYGAIESFRLLPEKECGFVNFVDIADAMRAKDDVLNRLSGHIGMNNNQAVRIGFGKADSAPATPPMGIQSSNAGVGLGAHIQSQFTPPGQLTPNQNQANAMDSQLQSSPTRALWIGSIPSTTTPATILSVFSPYGPIESARVLTHKNCGFVNFERLDDAVRARKSLNGRDVLGSDVGAIRIGFARVPVKNSGSGDGVDEGMGAGVQGVGDLTVGATIHALRTVKGAATIPADQQVLGGSIENYRSNLLLSMIGSGTHKALGSNSNNGAGWTASITEQQMVMLELSGGAADAEADIKALGEFRPPTMYYSTIPLVAERPHNRRWDASKLRELRKRLDSGTCSVEEIDAVAADFLDGEIVDLASDWLGNTVVQKLFEKCSPAPRLAMLDRIAPHLAMIGIHKNGTWAAQKIIECATTPEEMALVITNLRPYAPPLLLDQFGNYVVQCCLRFGPPANDFIFDAVVDRLWEVAQGRFGARSMRACLESPQITLSQQRKIATAIVLNSIPLATNPNGALLLTWLLDSSGFQSRYKLLAPRFTPHLAHLCTHKLASLTVLRIVNQRIEPDASQQIVRSLFNSPGDHVLTDVLGDQVNGVAVVHKILISPFIDAAERPQYLEATKRVLIDLKVTVTQAYRRLIEEVGLPLPNFQPAFAQPVPQPAKKNSGGPTAPYGMPNVPTGYQQPGDGLTNMMQALQLQSGIGPNGQGGLQINPGYANPGVPGPMSAGPPSGTSPATFSPTNDPFNPFARSPDMAPRGNNRRGPPGGQFVPQQGQQMYNTQQGTPSLAQAGSGLMGMAQSPYGMPPNPMPPNPMPPQMYQAYMQNFVQPNSTSFHT; from the exons ATGTCCCTCTCGTCGACCCCAGAAGGGGGATTTGCCAGACCATCTGGCAAGACTCCCCCTCCCCCGGCTCCATCTGCGGCCTATGCAAAACGGCAAGTCGCGCTTTTCAC TGCTCGAGAGCTCCAGGCCCAAGAAACTATGGCCGCCGCTCGCTACCGCCCTCCTGCGCTCCGCAATGCCAAAGACACGTCGATCGAAAATATCTCAGGTGGCGATGCTGGCGGTGATCTTGCTTCTCTTGCACCTCCCTCGTTCCCCCAGGGCTTTAGACGCGCAAGGGCCGGAACCTTGCCTTCTAACGTCCAGCTGGCTGCTCAACGTTATGCATCCACGCTCCCTGCGGCCCCTGTGTCCGACTATGAAACCAATGAAATTAGCAATAATACAGGTATTAATCTCAATACTTCTAGCGCGACGCGTCCTTCTCTTCGTCACGCGACGTCCATGGCTCCGGCTCCCTCGACCACTATTGGCGGAGAGCGCAATAGCCGCTTGCGCTCCGGCTCGCTGACTCTCCCAAGCGCTGGTCTTTCTAACGCCTTTGGCCCTTCCATTTTCTCATCTTCTTGGTTGCCCAATCATGGTGCTGGTTTCCCTGCCCTCGACGAAATGCGCTCCATCACCTCGGGAGATTCGATCACAGGTGGCGATGAATATGATGTCCATACACTTGACTATCTCGGATTGGACGATGGTCCATCTGCTATGGGTGGCCATGGTCGCCCAATGCCCATGCCCGCTACCGTATCTGAGCTACGAAACCAGGCCCAGGCTGCTATCGTTGGCCATCAAGCCCAAAATCCAAGTCGCAACCGGTCTCAAACTATCTCGAACTTTGCCCGCGCCCGCAGTGGCACTACTTCTATGATCACCGCTCCAACAATCGAGCATTCcgatgatgaagaggaaATTGATTACTCGGGTAGTAACTATGGTCGTCAGCGGATGGACTCGTTCGAAAGCGGAGGGCTGTATGGAGGAAATGGTGGTTACGGCGCCAAACCCTTCCGCCAGAATCAGCACTTGAGCCCCAATACTAGTCTTCTCGCCCGTCCGCGTGCAATCTCCGTCGGTATTCTGGACGATCCGAACCGAGCTGCCGCACAACGCCGCACTGCCGCTGCCAATGCTGCGATAGAGCAGCCGTCCGCATCGCTCCATCGTAAAACTTCCTATTCTAATATGAGCGATGCCAACCAAGGGATTCTAAATACGAATGCCGTCTATAACGCTGCTCCTACCTCCATATTACGCCAGTCATCGTTCAATATGGATGACGAGAACGCTATGTACGCCGGAAGATTGACTCGCCAGAACTCTGCTTCGGTTCGTTTCCCTACCGGCGACGTTACAGCTGGGCAAGCCGGTAATAACGGTGGCCGTCAAGTTCATCTCAGTGCGCCTATGATTGGCAGGGGTGAATCTCGTTCAGTCTCGCCCAAGATGGAGGGACCTAGCCAAATACAAACCCCATCCCGCTCACTCTGGATCGGTAATCTTGACCCTACCATGACCGGCGAAGATTTGGCTCACGTCTTTGCTCCCTATGGTGCTATCGAGAGCTTCCGTTTGCTCCCTGAGAAG GAATGTGGCTTCGTCAACTTTGTCGACATTGCGGATGCTATGAGAGCCAAGGATGATGTCCTAAACCGCTTGTCTGGTCACATTGGGATGAACAATAATCAAGCTGTCCGCATTGGATTTGGGAAGGCCGATAGTGCACCAGCAACTCCTCCTATGGGGATTCAATCGTCGAATGCTGGTGTCGGCCTGGGTGCTCATATCCAGTCTCAATTTACCCCACCTGGGCAATTAACCCCAAAtcaaaatcaggcaaatgcCATGGACTCCCAGTTGCAATCCTCGCCGACCCGCGCGCTCTGGATTGGCTCCATCCCTTCGACAACCACTCCTGCGACAATCCTGAGTGTTTTTAGTCCTTATGGTCCAATTGAAAGCGCTCGTGTCTTGACCCACAAGAATTGCGGGTTTG TCAACTTCGAACGTCTTGATGATGCCGTACGTGCACGGAAGTCTCTCAACGGGCGAGATGTCCTAGGCAGTGATGTCGGTGCCATTCGAATCGGTTTCGCACGAGTCCCGGTCAAGAACTCTGGGTCTGGCGATGGAGTTGATGAGGGAATGGGAGCTGGTGTTCAAGGCGTAGGTGACCTCACTGTTGGTGCCACCATTCATGCGCTGCGTACCGTCAAAGGAGCTGCAACAATTCCAGCTGATCAACAAGTTCTTGGTGGTTCAATTGAGAACTATCGCTCGAATCTCCTCTTGAGTATGATTGGATCTGGTACCCACAAGGCTCTCGGCAGTAACTCTAACAACGGCGCTGGCTGGACCGCCTCCATTACTGAGCAACAAATGGTTATGCTCGAGCTTAGTGGTGGAGCTGCTGATGCTGAAGCCGATATCAAGGCATTGGGAG AGTTCCGCCCTCCAACTATGTACTATTCTACCATTCCTTTAGTGGCAGAGCGTCCACATAACCGTCGCTGGGACGCATCCAAGCTGCGTGAATTGCGCAAGCGGCTTGACTCTGGTACATGCAGTGTTGAGGAGATCGATGCCGTGGCTGCAGACTTTTTAGACGGCGAGATAGTCGATCTTGCTTCGGACTGGCTGGGTAATACC GTTGTGCAAAAACTCTTCGAGAAATGCTCACCTGCCCCCCGCCTGGCTATGCTTGATCGCATTGCCCCTCACCTTGCAATGATTGGAATTCACAAGAATGGTACATGGGCGGCGCAAAAGATCATTGAATGCGCCACTACCCCAGAAGAGATGGCATTAGTGATTACAAACCTCAGGCCATATGCGCCCCCCTTGCTGCTCGATCAATTCGGAAACTACGTTGTCCA GTGTTGCCTGCGCTTCGGCCCGCCTGCGAACGACTTTATTTTCGATGCTGTGGTCGACCGTCTCTGGGAAGTCGCTCAGGGTCGGTTCGGTGCGCGTAGCATGCGTGCGTGCCTAGAAAGCCCTCAAATTACTCTCAGCCAACAA AGGAAAATTGCAACCGCTATTGTATTGAACTCGATTCCTCTGGCGACAAACCCGAACGGCGCTCTGTTGCTAACATGGCTATTGGACTCATCTGGCTTCCAATCCAGATACAAGCTACTGGCTCCACGCTTCACGCCTCATCTTGCACACCTGTGCACCCACAAGCTGGCCTCCCTCACAGTCTTACGGATTGTCAATCAGCGAATCGAGCCCGATGCGTCGCAACAAATTGTTCGCTCTCTGTTCAATTCCCCCGGCGATCATGTTCTTACCGATGTTCTGGGAGACCAAGTCAATGGAGTGGCAGTTGTTCACAAGATTCTCATCAGCCCATTCATTGATGCTGCTGAACGTCCTCAGTACCTTGAAGCTACCAAGCGTGTTTTGATCGATCTCAAGGTCACCGTAACCCAAGCATATCGCCGTCTCATTGAAGAGGTTGGACTACCGCTCCCCAACTTCCAGCCTGCTTTCGCACAACCTGTTCCTCAGCCTGCCAAGAAAAACAGTGGTGGTCCGACAGCACCCTATGGTATGCCTAATGTGCCTACAGGATATCAACAACCTGGAGACGGCTTAACCAATATGATGCAAGCGCTCCAGCTTCAATCTGGTATTGGCCCCAATGGTCAAGGTGGACTTCAAATTAATCCCGGATATGCAAACCCAGGTGTTCCGGGGCCAATGAGCGCTGGTCCTCCATCAGGTACCTCGCCCGCTACATTCTCTCCCACGAACGATCCCTTCAACCCATTCGCTCGCTCTCCTGATATGGCCCCTCGTGGCAACAACAGGCGCGGCCCTCCTGGTGGCCAATTTGTTCCCCAACAGGGACAGCAGATGTACAATACTCAACAAGGCACCCCAAGCTTGGCTCAAGCGGGTAGCGGTCTGATGGGAATGGCTCAATCCCCCTACGGGATGCCGCCCAATCCCATGCCGCCTAACCCCATGCCCCCGCAGATGTACCAAGCGTACATGCAGAACTTTGTCCAACCTAACTCGACCTCCTTCCACACTTGA